The following coding sequences are from one Streptomyces sp. NBC_00536 window:
- the nuoF gene encoding NADH-quinone oxidoreductase subunit NuoF, which yields MTVTTELNENGTSPEKLLAPVLSAFWDEPNSWTLETYRRHDGYEGLRKALAMTPDDLIAYVKDSGLRGRGGAGFPTGMKWQFIPQGDGKPHYLVVNADESEPGTCKDIPLLFANPHSLIEGIVIACYAIRSQHAFIYLRGETVPVLRRLHEAVREAYAAGYLGKDVLGSGMDLELTVHAGAGAYICGEETALLDSLEGRRGQPRLRPPFPAVEGLYACPTVVNNVESIASVPAILNRGKDWFKSMGTEKSPGFTLYSLSGHVVGPGQYEAPLGITLRQLLDMSGGIRPGHRLKFWTPGGSSTPMFTEEHLDVPLDYEGVGAAGSMLGTKALQCFDETTCVVRAVTRWTEFYAHESCGKCTPCREGTYWLVQLLRDIEAGMGVMSDLDKLNDIADNINGKSFCALGDGAASPIFSSLKYFRAEYEQHITGKGCPFDPRKSTLWADTADTEVNA from the coding sequence ATGACGGTGACCACCGAACTGAACGAGAACGGCACCAGCCCCGAGAAGCTGCTGGCGCCCGTGCTGTCGGCGTTCTGGGACGAGCCGAATTCGTGGACGCTGGAGACCTACCGGCGGCACGACGGCTACGAGGGCCTGCGCAAGGCGCTCGCGATGACCCCGGACGACCTGATCGCCTACGTGAAGGACTCGGGGCTGCGCGGGCGCGGCGGCGCCGGTTTCCCCACCGGAATGAAGTGGCAGTTCATTCCGCAGGGCGACGGCAAGCCGCACTACCTGGTCGTGAACGCGGACGAGTCGGAGCCGGGGACCTGCAAGGACATCCCGCTGCTCTTCGCCAACCCGCACTCCCTCATCGAGGGCATCGTGATCGCCTGTTACGCGATCCGCTCGCAGCACGCCTTCATCTACCTGCGCGGCGAGACCGTCCCCGTACTGCGCCGCCTGCACGAGGCCGTGCGGGAGGCGTACGCGGCGGGCTACCTCGGCAAGGACGTCCTCGGCAGCGGCATGGACCTGGAACTGACGGTCCACGCGGGCGCGGGCGCGTACATCTGCGGTGAGGAGACCGCGCTCCTCGACTCGCTCGAAGGCAGGCGTGGCCAGCCCAGGCTGCGTCCCCCCTTCCCGGCCGTCGAGGGGCTCTACGCGTGCCCCACCGTGGTGAACAACGTCGAGTCCATCGCGTCGGTTCCCGCGATCCTGAACCGGGGCAAGGACTGGTTCAAGTCGATGGGAACCGAGAAGTCCCCCGGTTTCACGCTGTATTCGCTCAGCGGGCACGTCGTGGGACCCGGGCAGTACGAGGCCCCGCTCGGCATCACCCTGCGCCAGCTCCTCGACATGAGCGGCGGCATCCGCCCCGGACACCGGCTGAAGTTCTGGACCCCCGGCGGCTCCTCCACCCCCATGTTCACCGAGGAGCACCTCGACGTGCCCCTCGACTACGAGGGCGTGGGCGCCGCCGGTTCCATGCTGGGCACCAAGGCCCTCCAGTGCTTCGACGAGACGACCTGCGTGGTGCGGGCCGTCACCCGCTGGACCGAGTTCTATGCGCACGAGTCCTGCGGCAAGTGCACCCCGTGCCGCGAGGGCACCTACTGGCTCGTCCAGCTGCTGCGCGACATCGAGGCCGGCATGGGAGTCATGTCCGACCTCGACAAGCTGAACGACATCGCCGACAACATCAACGGCAAGTCGTTCTGCGCGCTCGGCGACGGCGCGGCCAGCCCCATCTTCTCCTCGCTGAAGTACTTCCGCGCGGAGTACGAGCAGCACATCACGGGCAAGGGCTGCCCCTTCGACCCCAGGAAGTCGACCCTCTGGGCTGACACGGCTGACACGGAGGTGAACGCGTGA
- a CDS encoding NADH-quinone oxidoreductase subunit G, with translation MTAEDTVSLTIDGIELSVPKGTLVIRAAEQIGVEIPRFCDHPLLSPAGACRQCIVEVEGQRKPMASCTITCTDGMVVKTQLTSPVADKAQRGVMELLLINHPLDCPVCDKGGECPLQNQAMSHGNAESRFEGRKRTYEKPVPISTQVLLDRERCVLCARCTRFSNEIAGDPMIELLERGALQQVGTGEDDPFESYFSGNTIQICPVGALTSAAYRFQSRPFDLVSSPSVCEHCAGGCATRTDHRRGKVLRRLAAEDPEVNEEWLCDKGRFGFRYAQRPDRLTTPLVRGTDGVLAPASWPEALAAAAAGLAAARGRAGVLTGGRLTVEDAYAYAKFARVVLDTNDIDFRARVHSAEETDFLASSVAGRGKDLDGSGVTYTSLEAAPAVLLVGIESEEEAPGVFLRLRKAHRGRKQRTFGLAPFATRGLQKAGGTLLAAAPGTEPEWLDALASQTGLEEGGHAAAEALRLPGAVIVVGERLAAVPGALTAAVRAATATGARLVWIPRRAGERAAVEAGALPSLLPGARPATDPRARDEVAAAWGLDELPHRYGRDTGQIVEAAAGRELGALLVAGVEVADLPDPARAREALKEAFVVSLELRPSEVTDHADVVFPVAAVAEKAGAFINWEGRLRPFEAALKPDQMTRRLAPADARVLHMLADAADRPIALADVHAVRRELDRLGPWEGEYAGAQSADRAPLPRPATGEAVLAGHRLLLDQGRLQDGDEALAGTRHEASARLSAATAAETGVKNGDVLAVTGPAGSVELPLRITEMPDRVVWLPLNSTGSGVLADTGARPGALVRIGPATRRAETGDATSEVDA, from the coding sequence GTGACCGCCGAAGACACGGTCTCCCTGACCATCGACGGCATCGAACTGTCGGTGCCCAAGGGGACCCTGGTCATCCGGGCCGCCGAACAGATCGGCGTCGAGATCCCCCGGTTCTGCGACCACCCGCTCCTCTCCCCGGCCGGTGCCTGCCGCCAGTGCATCGTCGAGGTCGAGGGCCAGCGCAAGCCGATGGCCTCCTGCACCATCACCTGCACCGACGGCATGGTCGTCAAGACGCAGCTGACCTCGCCCGTCGCCGACAAGGCCCAGCGCGGGGTGATGGAGCTGCTGCTCATCAACCACCCGCTGGACTGCCCGGTCTGCGACAAGGGCGGCGAGTGCCCGCTGCAGAACCAGGCGATGTCGCACGGCAACGCCGAGTCCCGCTTCGAGGGGCGCAAGCGCACCTACGAGAAGCCGGTCCCGATCTCCACGCAGGTGCTGCTGGACCGCGAGCGGTGCGTGCTGTGCGCGCGCTGCACCCGCTTCTCCAACGAGATCGCCGGAGACCCGATGATCGAGCTGCTGGAGCGCGGCGCGCTCCAGCAGGTCGGCACCGGTGAGGACGACCCCTTCGAGTCGTACTTCTCCGGCAACACCATCCAGATCTGCCCGGTCGGCGCGCTCACCTCGGCCGCCTACCGGTTCCAATCGCGCCCCTTCGACCTGGTGTCCTCCCCGAGCGTGTGCGAGCACTGCGCGGGCGGCTGCGCGACCCGCACCGACCACCGCCGCGGCAAGGTGCTGCGCCGCCTGGCGGCCGAGGACCCCGAGGTCAACGAGGAGTGGCTCTGCGACAAGGGCCGCTTCGGGTTCCGCTACGCGCAGCGCCCCGACCGGCTGACCACCCCGCTGGTGCGGGGCACGGACGGGGTGCTCGCCCCGGCGAGCTGGCCCGAGGCGCTGGCGGCCGCGGCCGCCGGACTGGCCGCGGCGCGCGGCCGGGCGGGGGTGCTCACCGGCGGCCGGCTGACCGTCGAGGACGCCTACGCCTACGCGAAGTTCGCGCGGGTGGTGCTGGACACCAACGACATCGACTTCCGGGCCCGGGTGCACAGCGCGGAGGAGACCGACTTCCTGGCCTCCTCGGTCGCCGGCCGCGGCAAGGACCTCGACGGCAGCGGTGTCACCTACACCTCGCTGGAGGCGGCGCCCGCCGTCCTGCTCGTCGGCATCGAGTCCGAGGAGGAGGCCCCCGGCGTCTTCCTGCGGCTGCGCAAGGCCCATCGGGGGCGCAAGCAGCGCACCTTCGGCCTCGCGCCGTTCGCCACCCGCGGACTGCAGAAGGCGGGCGGCACCCTGCTGGCCGCGGCCCCCGGCACCGAACCCGAGTGGCTCGACGCGCTGGCCTCCCAGACCGGCCTGGAAGAAGGCGGCCACGCCGCCGCCGAGGCGCTGCGGCTGCCGGGCGCGGTCATCGTCGTCGGCGAGCGGCTCGCCGCCGTCCCCGGCGCGCTGACCGCGGCCGTACGGGCGGCCACCGCGACCGGCGCCCGCCTGGTGTGGATCCCGCGCCGGGCCGGTGAGCGGGCCGCCGTCGAGGCGGGCGCGCTGCCGTCCCTGCTGCCGGGGGCCCGCCCGGCCACCGACCCGCGGGCCCGCGATGAGGTCGCCGCGGCCTGGGGCCTGGACGAACTCCCGCACCGCTACGGGCGCGACACCGGTCAGATCGTCGAGGCCGCGGCGGGCCGCGAACTGGGCGCGCTGCTCGTCGCGGGCGTCGAGGTCGCCGACCTGCCGGACCCGGCGCGGGCCCGCGAAGCCCTCAAGGAGGCCTTCGTGGTCTCCCTGGAGCTGCGGCCGAGCGAGGTCACCGATCACGCGGACGTGGTCTTCCCGGTGGCGGCCGTCGCCGAGAAGGCGGGTGCCTTCATCAACTGGGAGGGCCGCCTGCGCCCGTTCGAGGCCGCCCTCAAGCCCGACCAGATGACCCGCAGGCTGGCCCCGGCCGACGCCCGCGTGCTGCACATGCTGGCCGACGCCGCCGACCGGCCGATCGCGCTGGCCGACGTACACGCCGTACGCCGGGAGCTCGACCGGCTCGGGCCCTGGGAAGGGGAGTACGCGGGCGCGCAGAGCGCGGACCGCGCGCCCCTGCCGCGCCCCGCCACCGGCGAGGCGGTCCTCGCGGGCCACCGGCTGCTCCTCGACCAGGGGCGGCTCCAGGACGGGGACGAGGCCCTGGCCGGGACCCGGCACGAGGCCAGCGCCCGGCTGTCGGCGGCGACCGCCGCCGAGACCGGGGTCAAGAACGGTGACGTCCTCGCCGTCACCGGACCGGCCGGGTCGGTGGAACTGCCGCTGCGGATCACCGAGATGCCCGACCGGGTGGTCTGGCTCCCGCTGAACTCCACCGGCTCCGGCGTCCTCGCGGACACCGGCGCCCGCCCGGGCGCCCTGGTCCGCATCGGCCCCGCGACCCGGCGGGCCGAGACCGGCGACGCCACTTCGGAGGTGGACGCGTGA
- the nuoH gene encoding NADH-quinone oxidoreductase subunit NuoH: protein MAAEDLSLFGKDVWWLVLIKAVFCFAFLMVTVLFSIVWERKVVAWMQLRIGPNRHGPWGFLQSLADGVKLMLKEDIVVKRADKVVYILAPIIAAVPAFMAIAVIPFGPSDNEVSIFGQRTTMQLTDLPIAMLYVLAVASVGIYGIVLAGWSSGSTYPLLGGLRSCAQMISYEIAMGAAFASVFLYSGSMSTSKIVEAQGDRWFIVLLPVSFIIYVVTMVGETNRAPFDMPESEGDLVGGFNTEYSSIKFALFMLAEYVNMVTVSSVATTLFLGGWRAPAPISTYWEGANHGWWPMLWFVLKVQLLLFFFIWLRGTLPRVRYDQLMKLGWKVLIPVSVVWLMLVATVRALRNERYDFSEIVLYVGGGVVAVLLLSLVADVFRDRKGKAAAAAELNDAAPFDPMAGGFPVPPKPGQHLAPVPRRRPRTERELIVSGGPNNDSDREEGAEDV from the coding sequence ATGGCGGCCGAGGACCTGTCGCTGTTCGGCAAGGACGTCTGGTGGCTGGTGCTCATCAAGGCGGTGTTCTGCTTCGCCTTCCTGATGGTGACCGTGCTCTTCTCCATCGTGTGGGAGCGCAAGGTCGTCGCCTGGATGCAGCTGCGCATCGGCCCCAACCGGCACGGCCCCTGGGGCTTCCTCCAGTCGCTCGCCGACGGCGTCAAGCTGATGCTGAAGGAAGACATCGTCGTCAAGCGGGCCGACAAGGTGGTGTACATCCTGGCCCCGATCATCGCGGCGGTGCCGGCCTTCATGGCCATCGCGGTGATCCCCTTCGGGCCCTCCGACAACGAGGTCTCGATCTTCGGCCAGCGCACCACGATGCAGCTCACCGACCTGCCGATCGCGATGCTGTACGTGCTCGCGGTCGCCTCGGTCGGGATCTACGGCATCGTCCTCGCGGGCTGGTCCTCGGGCTCGACGTACCCGCTGCTCGGCGGCCTGCGCTCCTGCGCGCAGATGATCTCCTACGAGATCGCGATGGGGGCGGCCTTCGCCTCGGTCTTCCTCTACTCCGGGTCGATGTCGACCTCGAAGATCGTGGAGGCGCAGGGCGACCGCTGGTTCATCGTGCTGCTGCCGGTGTCCTTCATCATCTACGTCGTCACGATGGTGGGCGAGACCAACCGCGCCCCCTTCGACATGCCGGAGTCCGAAGGCGACCTGGTCGGCGGCTTCAACACCGAGTACTCCTCCATCAAGTTCGCGCTGTTCATGCTGGCCGAGTACGTCAACATGGTCACCGTCTCCTCGGTCGCGACCACCCTGTTCCTGGGCGGCTGGCGGGCCCCGGCGCCGATCTCGACGTACTGGGAGGGCGCGAACCACGGCTGGTGGCCGATGCTCTGGTTCGTCCTCAAGGTCCAGCTGCTGCTCTTCTTCTTCATCTGGCTGCGCGGCACGCTGCCCCGCGTGCGCTACGACCAGCTGATGAAGCTCGGCTGGAAGGTCCTCATCCCGGTCTCCGTCGTCTGGCTGATGCTCGTGGCGACCGTACGGGCGCTGCGCAACGAGCGGTACGACTTCTCCGAGATCGTGCTGTACGTCGGCGGGGGCGTCGTGGCGGTCCTGCTGCTGTCCCTGGTCGCGGACGTCTTCCGGGACCGCAAGGGCAAGGCGGCCGCCGCGGCCGAACTGAACGACGCCGCGCCCTTCGATCCGATGGCGGGCGGTTTCCCGGTTCCGCCGAAGCCCGGCCAGCACCTGGCACCCGTACCGCGCAGGCGGCCCCGCACCGAGCGGGAGCTGATCGTCAGTGGCGGGCCGAACAACGACAGTGACCGAGAGGAGGGTGCTGAGGATGTCTGA